The nucleotide window TACATGAACGTCGGCACGATTCCCGATGAGGCCAAAATCAGGGTTTACACAATGGACAAAAAGCTAATAGGCACAGTTGAGGAGGAGTTCGCCGAGAGGCTGATGCCCGGCGACATCTTCGTCTTAGCTGGAAGAACCTACGAGTTCGTCAAGAGCCGTGGAAACAAGCTCTACGTCATCCCGCGCGAAGGTGCTAAGCCGACTATTCCGGCGTGGTTCTCGGAGATGTTGCCTTTAAGCTTCGATTTAGCGGTGGATATTCAGCGCTTCAGGAGGGAGGTTAAGAGCTTACTCAACAGGAAGGACGCCGTTAAAAGGTTGATGAGGAAATACGGGATAGATGAAAAGGCCTCGCGCGCCATAATCGCTTACTTCCGCGAGCAGGCGAGGTATTCAATAGTTCCGGATGACGAGACGGTCCTTGTTGAGTTCGTTCCCGGAAAGCGGAACCGCTACTTCTTCCACACGCTCATAGGGAGGCGCGCCAACGATGCTTTAAGCAGGGCCTTCGCCTACCTCGTGAGCAAGAAAAAGAACTGCAACGTCGGGATAGCGATAAACGACAACGGCTTCGCTTTGCTCCTTCCGCCGGAGGTTGAGCTGAGCGAGAAGGAGGTGATGGAGCTTTTCGAGGTTGATGACCTGAGGGAAACGCTGAAGAGAGCCTTGGACAACACCGAGCTGTTGAAGAGGCGCTTCCGCCACGTCGCCAACCGCGGGTTGCTAATTTTGAGGCGCTACGTCGGGAGGAGCAAGAGGCTCGGCAGGCAACAGGTCATGGCGGTCTCGCTACTCAAGGTGCTCAAGGAGAACTATCCCGACTTCCCGCTCCTGAAGGAGGTCTACCGCGAGATTATGGAAGACAAGATGGACGTGGAAAACGCGGAGTCCTTCCTGAGCTGGGTCCGCGAGGGGAAGATAAGGGTGGTCTTCCAGAGGAACGCCGTTCCCAGTCCCTTCGCCTTCAACCTTGAGGCAATAGGCTCGAGCGACGTGGTTCTGATGGAAGACAGGAGGGAGCTGATTAAAGCTCTCCACAGAAAAATAATGGCGATGATAAAGGAAACGCAATCAGAAGACGTTGAGCTTGTCGTCTAAGATCATCTTCTGGATCTTCGTTATGTCCGCGAGCCAGGCATCGGCTATGTCGTAGGCCGGCTTCTGGAGGACGTCTATGGAGTAGCCCTTCTTCGGGATTATCTGTATGCTCGCGACGAGGGGCTCGTCGATGGGCTTTCCTATCTGGCTCAGTATCCTGACGTAGACCTCCTGCACGCCCTCGACCTGCTCCGCTATGTCGTTGGCGATGAGCATCGAGAGGAGGTTGTAGATCTTTCCGACGTGGGAAACTGGGTTCTTTCCGGCCGCGGCTTCCATGCTCATGTGCCTGTTCGGGGTGATGAGACCGTTGACGCGGTTTCCTCTGCCAACGCTGCCGTCGTCTCCGGCTTCCGCGCTCGTTCCGGTAACGGTTATGTAGTAGATGCCGTTCTTCGGGTCGTCGGCGGTGTTCACGAATATCTTGGTCGGCCTCTGGGTGTGCTCCTCAACTATGCCCTTTGCCGCCTCGTAGATCTCCTCCTTAACGGCCATGTAGTCGTCCGGGTTCGAGACCTCGCTGTCCACTATGGCCGCGGCTATGGTGAGGTCGATCTCGTCGCCCTTTCTGAGGCCCATGACCTTTATGTCCTCACCAACGGCCGGGCACTTCTTCTTGAACTCGTCGCTGTTGAGCAGCTTTTCGGTCTCTAGGACTATCCTCTCGGTCTCGCTGAGCGGGGCGTAGCCAACTCCAAAGGAAGTGTCGTTCGCGAGCGGAATCGGGTTCTCCTTGGCCTTGTTGAAAACGCCGACGAGGTCAACGCTTCCCTGCCCTATGCGGGAGTCGATGATGACGTGGTTCTCGATGTCGAGGTGCCTCACGGCCTTTCTGAGGTAGTCCTTTGCCGCTTTAATCGCGACCTGGTGAACGGGGAACTCCTCCCTGTCAACGAGCTCAACGGCCCTTCCAGAGAGGAGGATGTAGATCGGCTTGATGACCTCACCGCCGCCGAACTGGGGGTAGGCCCTACCGCCAACGACTTCAACCTGGTCGGTGTTGTGGTGGAGTATGATGCCGTACCTCTTTATGTACTCCCTGCTTAGAGCCCTGCTGACGGCCTCGGCTATGCCGTCGGCTATGCTGTCCGGGTGGCCTATTCCCTTTCTCTCGACCAGCTCAACCTTCTGCATTTCAACGGGGGTTCTAACGAGCTCCTCGACGACTATGTTCCTGACTTTCTCAACCATGAGCGTCACCACCTTTTCTTTTAGCAGACCCCGGTCTGAGGGAACTTTTATATAATTTTCGGCATGAAGAACCGGGAGTGATATTCCCGACGGTTATAACCGCGAAAACCTTAAAATTTTCCCCGAAGAATTTTCTTCGACGGTCCCGCCCGGTTGGCCCGCCGGACGGAGTGAGCTTTCGCTCCCGATGAGGTCCCGTGGACGATGCCGGGCGGACAGGGCTTGGCCTCCGGACCGCCGGAGGAAGCCGAGGGCGATCGATGAAGGCGGGGGATCAGCCAAGCCCACATCAGCCCTGCTCCTTTATCTTGAGCGCCTCCAGGAACTTCTCGGTTATGGCCTCCTCCGCCAGCTTTAGAAGGGAGTTCTTGTCCTTTGCGAGCTTGAACAGGCCGAGGGGAATTCTCGCTCCTCCCATCGTCGCGTGACCGCCCCCGCTCCCTATCTCTCCAAAGGCTTCTTTCATGACCGCCCCTATGTTCACCCTCACGTCCCTCGTCCTGGCGGACATCTCTATGTAGTCGTCGACTATTCCGAAGACGAGGACAGTGCTTATACCCTCCAGCCTGAGGAGGAAATCGGCCGATTCGGCCAAGGCGTCCCTGTTCCTTATGAACCCGACGTTGGATATAACCACGTTCTTGTAGGACTTCCTGTTGAGTATCGCCCTCGCCAGTATCTCCGCCGTTTCGGTTGAGATGTCCGGGTGCTCTATCCTGTCCAGGAGCTCGTGGTTAACCTTTCCCGCTAAGAACTCAACGGCCTTCAGGTCGACCTGGCTGAGCTGGGAGAACTTCTTCGTGTCGGTGTATATGCCGTAGAAGAGGGCCGTGGCGAGTGTCTCGGAGAGGGGTATGTTGAGGGCCTTTATGTACTCGGTGAGGATCGAGGCAGACGCCTTAACGTCCTCCCTTATGTCCACGAAGGCGTCTCTGGGAATGAGCTCGTGGAGGTGCTGGAAGATCTGGTGGTGGTCTATCAGGATCTGTATCTTCTCCCTGTCCTCGGGTTCGAGAACCGTCAGGTTTCCATTCGGCTGGGCGTCGACTATCGCTATCGCGCTGTGCTTTCTTATCTCGTAGGAGCCCTTTGAAACGCGCCTCAGGTTTATTCCGAGAAGGTTCACGAAGGCCTGGTTCTCGTGGTGGGTTATCTCGCCCCCGTGTGCTATGGTGGTTTTCAGGCCGACGCTCTGGGCTATGAGGGACAGCGCGACTGCGGACGAGATGGCATCGGGGTCGGGGTTGTTGTGGGTGAGTATCAGAAGGGAGTCGGTTTTCTCTTTTATTTCCTTGAGCTTCTTGAAGAGCATGAGGGCGTTCTTTTTCTCGCCGAGCTGGAAGAGCGTCCTGAGGAAGGCCTCGGTTATGGCCTTCTGGGGGTAGATGCCGTAGTCTATCCTCACCTCCTTCTCGAACTCCTCGAGGATTATGTCCTCCATCGTCTCCTTTGGCATGTCGTCGGGCAGGAGTGCCACTATCGGGACGTCTTTGTTGTTGGTCCTTATGACGTAGATGGTCTTCTTCACGGCCTCAAGGTTTCTCGTGGTTATCACGACGACGTTGGCCTTGTCAACGCCCGCCTTCAGAAGGGTTGCGGTGTAGGAAAAATCCCCCTGAACGACGTTAAAACCGCTCTCCTCAAGGGATTTCGCGCGGAGCTCGTCCTTCTCCACTATCGTGATTTCAAACTCTCCCTTAAGGGCTTCCGCGATCTGTCTGCCTATGCTCCCTCCTCCGAGGATCAGGATGCGCATGATCATCACCTGTGAGCAACAACGTTTAAATAGATACGTTCCCATAAATTGGGAGGGATGCACCGCCCGTATTATCCTGTTTGGGATATATATAGCTGTCGCCCATAAACAATCAGATGGTGAGATCATGAAGCTGCCTGACACAAGGCCCCTTAAGGAAAACGTTGTCGTGATATCTCCCTCGGATTTGGCCCAGGAAGTCAAGAGCGCGGCTTCCCAGTCTGGAGGGGCGTTCCTGAAGGTCTTCGGTAAAAAGGGCAACTCCAAGTACTACTTTACGATACTCTTCGACAGGACCAAGGTTCTGGCCGCCGAGGGACAGGACCTCGAATCCGGGGCCCAGATAATCGGCGAAGACGCGATAAACCTCTTCCGGGAGCTCATGGGCAATCCGATGGTCGTTGACGTCTATTCCCTCGATGAGATCGGTGTCAAGCTCTCGATAGCCGAAAACCTTGACATCTACTCAAAAACTCCCAAGGTAACGATAGAGGAGCTCTTCGGAGGGGCGCCGGCAAGGGTCGAAAAGCCGGTTCCGGAAGAAAAGCCCAAGCCCGCGCCGAAACCCGCGGAGAAACCCGTCGAAAAGCCCGAGACGGTTCAGGAGAAGCCCAAGCAGAAGCCCGGTGAAGTCGAGATAGTCATTGAAATCCCCGGCGGAGGGGTCCTTGAGGAGGCCCTGAAGGAGTACACGAAGCACCTGATCTCAGAGGCTAAGAGGATCAGAACCCTTCAGATAAACAAGGTCGTTTACTCCGGTGAGCTCACCGAGGGTGTCGTTTACCTCAACGTCCACATATACGGCCACAGCGAGGGGCAGATGAGGGAAGTTGCCGAGAAGAGAATGCTCCACGCGATAAGCAAGTACGCCCCCGTTATACTCAGGATAGCGGACATAAAGCCCATCCTCAAGGAGATAAAGGTCATCCTCGACGGAAAGGAAGTGGCCCCGCAGGAGATCGTGGAGAAGGACAAGAAGAAGGTCGGCAAGATCGACAGGGAGGGCAGGTTAACTTTGGCGGTTCTCGAGGACGTCTGGCCCTACTTCAGCGCCATGGTGAGGACGGTTGTCGGCGAGATAGAGCGCCAGGGAATAGCCGTCAAGGCCGCCACCTTCGACGTTCCGGGCAGGAAGGAGTTCGAGGTGAACGCGAAGCTCGTCGTCGAGACGTCACTCCCCGAGGACCAGGCCACGAGGATAATCAGGGACATCATCACGAAGCACACGAAGGAACTTGGAAGGACGTTGAAGAGGTACATGACTGTTCGCAACGTTGAGGTGGACTTCATAAAGAAGGCCGAGACCGCAAAGCCATCCGCAAAGGTGCCGGCAACAGGTAAGGCGGCCGAAATCCTCCAGAGAAAGGCGGAGATAGAGAAGGAAGTCGAAAAGCTGCTCCAGCAGGCGGGTGTGGAGGAGCTGGCCTTCCTGACGGAGGAGAAGAAGCGCGAAAGCGAGAAGGCCCTTCTGAGGAGCAGAATAGAGCCGGCTATGGAAGAGCTCAAGAACAGGCTCCACACCGAGCTCAAGCTCATTCCGAGGGTTACGTTCAAGTGGCTCAAGCTCAACTGGGACGCCAAGGGAACGACCGTCTACGTGGACATCGAGGCATCTTTCATGAAGGAGGAGATAGGCGGCCTCTTCGGCTCGTTCTCAGGGGTGAACGAGGACAGGATCAAGCAGGACGTCAGGGAAACGATACTCCGCGTGAT belongs to Thermococcus sp. AM4 and includes:
- a CDS encoding ATP-dependent helicase, producing the protein MALNRVWEVDEAYRVIRRAYPFRDLPFEDFMSVLRYLAGEYAGLEERKVYAKIWLEDGKFGKRGKMTRAIYYMNVGTIPDEAKIRVYTMDKKLIGTVEEEFAERLMPGDIFVLAGRTYEFVKSRGNKLYVIPREGAKPTIPAWFSEMLPLSFDLAVDIQRFRREVKSLLNRKDAVKRLMRKYGIDEKASRAIIAYFREQARYSIVPDDETVLVEFVPGKRNRYFFHTLIGRRANDALSRAFAYLVSKKKNCNVGIAINDNGFALLLPPEVELSEKEVMELFEVDDLRETLKRALDNTELLKRRFRHVANRGLLILRRYVGRSKRLGRQQVMAVSLLKVLKENYPDFPLLKEVYREIMEDKMDVENAESFLSWVREGKIRVVFQRNAVPSPFAFNLEAIGSSDVVLMEDRRELIKALHRKIMAMIKETQSEDVELVV
- a CDS encoding methionine adenosyltransferase produces the protein MVEKVRNIVVEELVRTPVEMQKVELVERKGIGHPDSIADGIAEAVSRALSREYIKRYGIILHHNTDQVEVVGGRAYPQFGGGEVIKPIYILLSGRAVELVDREEFPVHQVAIKAAKDYLRKAVRHLDIENHVIIDSRIGQGSVDLVGVFNKAKENPIPLANDTSFGVGYAPLSETERIVLETEKLLNSDEFKKKCPAVGEDIKVMGLRKGDEIDLTIAAAIVDSEVSNPDDYMAVKEEIYEAAKGIVEEHTQRPTKIFVNTADDPKNGIYYITVTGTSAEAGDDGSVGRGNRVNGLITPNRHMSMEAAAGKNPVSHVGKIYNLLSMLIANDIAEQVEGVQEVYVRILSQIGKPIDEPLVASIQIIPKKGYSIDVLQKPAYDIADAWLADITKIQKMILDDKLNVF
- a CDS encoding DHH family phosphoesterase; this translates as MRILILGGGSIGRQIAEALKGEFEITIVEKDELRAKSLEESGFNVVQGDFSYTATLLKAGVDKANVVVITTRNLEAVKKTIYVIRTNNKDVPIVALLPDDMPKETMEDIILEEFEKEVRIDYGIYPQKAITEAFLRTLFQLGEKKNALMLFKKLKEIKEKTDSLLILTHNNPDPDAISSAVALSLIAQSVGLKTTIAHGGEITHHENQAFVNLLGINLRRVSKGSYEIRKHSAIAIVDAQPNGNLTVLEPEDREKIQILIDHHQIFQHLHELIPRDAFVDIREDVKASASILTEYIKALNIPLSETLATALFYGIYTDTKKFSQLSQVDLKAVEFLAGKVNHELLDRIEHPDISTETAEILARAILNRKSYKNVVISNVGFIRNRDALAESADFLLRLEGISTVLVFGIVDDYIEMSARTRDVRVNIGAVMKEAFGEIGSGGGHATMGGARIPLGLFKLAKDKNSLLKLAEEAITEKFLEALKIKEQG
- a CDS encoding DUF2226 domain-containing protein, with translation MKLPDTRPLKENVVVISPSDLAQEVKSAASQSGGAFLKVFGKKGNSKYYFTILFDRTKVLAAEGQDLESGAQIIGEDAINLFRELMGNPMVVDVYSLDEIGVKLSIAENLDIYSKTPKVTIEELFGGAPARVEKPVPEEKPKPAPKPAEKPVEKPETVQEKPKQKPGEVEIVIEIPGGGVLEEALKEYTKHLISEAKRIRTLQINKVVYSGELTEGVVYLNVHIYGHSEGQMREVAEKRMLHAISKYAPVILRIADIKPILKEIKVILDGKEVAPQEIVEKDKKKVGKIDREGRLTLAVLEDVWPYFSAMVRTVVGEIERQGIAVKAATFDVPGRKEFEVNAKLVVETSLPEDQATRIIRDIITKHTKELGRTLKRYMTVRNVEVDFIKKAETAKPSAKVPATGKAAEILQRKAEIEKEVEKLLQQAGVEELAFLTEEKKRESEKALLRSRIEPAMEELKNRLHTELKLIPRVTFKWLKLNWDAKGTTVYVDIEASFMKEEIGGLFGSFSGVNEDRIKQDVRETILRVIRDIQKEYGIKISLNKFNVIVR